The DNA region CATAGCTGATCTGCCAGAACCCGGTGTAGACCGGCGGCCACTGATTCGGGATCCACCGGCACTGCAGAGCTTCTCCGCCGGGCCCGCGGCCGAAGGTGTACCGATCCATGTTCGTGCACGGCGCGGTGAGTCGGGCGTCGTAGTTCATCCCGGGTACGTCGGTGGCATAGCGGCCGGGCTTATCCGGGTACATCGGTCCCGGTTCGGCGGCGGCGGTCGGGACGCAGCAAGCGGCGGCAGCGCTGACGGCGCTGGCTACGAGCAGCTGACGAAACATGTCCACCTCATCTCGGCGCGGTGCGGTGCAGAGAACACTATCGGCTACTCGATGAGGGTAAGCGGGATTCGGTCCCGGAAAACGATCTCGACCCGCCACCCAGGGGGGGATTGGTGGCGGGCCGAGCGTATCGGGGGTTGTCCAACACATCGCTGTGTGATGTCGAAAGTATGGGCCGAACCTGAGAGGCAGCTGATAGCCGCATAGATCTTCACTGGAAAACCGATAACGAATTGGGGTACAGGCGGCCAGCGGCGCTGGGACTCTGCAGTGCTCGGTGGGAAAAGTGAAACCCGCTGTCGGGCAATGGATTAACAGATCAACAGACTCAGCTACGCAGTTTGAGCAGTTCGGCCTTGGCGTTGCGTTCGACGAACAGCGGGATGAAGTCGCGGATGGGGCGGTCGGCGAAGCGGGCGTGTGCCTCCATGACCACGCGGATCACCTCGGTCGGTTCGACCCGGGTGTGTACGTCAGCCAGGCGGCGGGCCAGGTCCTCGATGATCTGCTGCTCCGTCATCCTGATCACGGCGTGAGCATGCCGTTGCCAATTGACGGCCGTCAAGCGACGTCGACGCGAATCACAGGACGGCTCGCTATGTCGTCTTGAGCACCCATGCCGGGACCCAGTGGGTGACGGTGTGCTGCTGGCCGCCGTGTTTGACCGGATAGGCCACCAGGCCCCACCAGCCGCCGTGCTCGGCGCGGCCCCACCCGGTCAGCAGCCCTTCGACGACGGCGTCCAGCCGCAGTCCGTTGGGGTGGTAGCGGCCGCTGCAGTGGGGTTGGCGGGAGAACAGTGCCACCAAGTCGACGAGCACCGGAGTCGGGGGATCGACCCGGCGGAACACCGGCGGTAGCGGCTGGCCACCGTAGCCGATCTTCTGCATTCCCACGTATCGATCATATGTTCGAAAAATCGAGACGCCTAGGAGGAGTCGAACCGGGGCCGATCCGTCGACGGGCTGAACGCGCGCGATATGGTGCGCGATACTGGGATTGAACCAGTGACCTCTTCCGTGTCAGGGAAGCGCTCTCCCGCTGAGCTAATCGCGCCGGGACTACTCGGAGGTGGAGACGGGAATCGAACCCGTGTGCACGGCTTTGCAGGCCGTTGCCTCACCACTCGGCCACTCCACCGCTGGGGTTGATGCCACTGCACCTTCGAGCGGATGACGGGATTCGAACCCGCGACCCTCACCTTGGCAAGGTGATGCGCTACCAACTGCGCTACATCCGCGCGCCACGGGCGAGATCGTCGCCCGTCGCGAAGCAGAACGATAGTCCACGTGCACAGGCGTACACAAATCCCTTGATTGCCGCAGTGTGCTCCGGTCAGAACAGGGTGTAAGCCTGCCGGGAGATGGTGAAGCCGTGGCCCTCGGAGTTCGAGCACCGCATGCCAGACGGTTCACTGGTGCAGCTCATCCCGCCGCCGGCATGAAATTGGCCGTAGGGCAGCGCAGGCCCGCTGCCCAGCGCGGTGTCGCCGGCGCAGACGAAGCTCGCGGGACCGGTGGGGCCCACGATGAGGCCCTGGCCGAAGTCGGTGAAGTCGGGACAGGTGGACGGACGCGGCGGTGGCGCCCAATCGCGCGCGGCCACGTCGCAGCGCACCGAGTCGTCGGTGAGGATGCATCCGATGTTGCCGCTCGGCGAGGTGAATCCGGCGACCTGGGCTCCGGCGACCGGAGCACCCACCGCTGCCGCCCCGCCGAGCACCACCGCGGTCACGGCCGTCACCATCCGCATGTTGCCCCCTCATGGCCCCAGTGCCCGCGTCGCGCCGAGCCGTCCGTTCCGATGCAGTAACGGTACCGGGGAAACCGCTGGTCGGGAGGCGGGGAGGGAGAACAATAGTGAAACGGATTCTGGCTGTGAAGTGCTTGCGTGTTAGTCTTCTGCCTCGTCCGGCCCGTCGGAATCCGGTCTCGTAGCTCAGTGGGAGAGCGTCCGCCTCACACGCGGAAGGTCGCTGGTTCGAACCCAGCCGGGACCACCACGATCAACGACCTCCAGACCCCGGTTCCTCGATCAGCGGTTCGCCGGTGACGTTCGATTCGGTGAACGGCAACGAATCTCAGCATCACCGGGGATTGCGCATGCATGGGCCTAAAGTCACCTCTTTTGGGTGAACATGTCCAAAACCCTGCCGGCAGCCGCATCCTGATATGGCGCACTACGTCAGGAAGTGGGGGTGCGGTGGATCGGGGTTT from Mycobacterium sp. SMC-4 includes:
- a CDS encoding DUF6636 domain-containing protein, which gives rise to MVTAVTAVVLGGAAAVGAPVAGAQVAGFTSPSGNIGCILTDDSVRCDVAARDWAPPPRPSTCPDFTDFGQGLIVGPTGPASFVCAGDTALGSGPALPYGQFHAGGGMSCTSEPSGMRCSNSEGHGFTISRQAYTLF
- a CDS encoding three-helix bundle dimerization domain-containing protein, with product MTEQQIIEDLARRLADVHTRVEPTEVIRVVMEAHARFADRPIRDFIPLFVERNAKAELLKLRS